From a region of the Syngnathus scovelli strain Florida chromosome 19, RoL_Ssco_1.2, whole genome shotgun sequence genome:
- the srd5a1 gene encoding 3-oxo-5-alpha-steroid 4-dehydrogenase 1 — MDNLLSELFSSPEEELYVLDCMAYFLILMAAFTFVCLLFVDASYGRYASSKYGFLVNAKLAWFVQELPSFLVPVCLLVWASSAKSSLLANQLLIAMFLCHYTQRALIYPFLIRGGKPTPFLSFFLAVVFCIYNGFMQIRYLSHYAEYPADWVTNPCFIAGSVLWLLGWLINLHSDHILRNLRGPGESGYKIPRGGMFEYVSAANYFGEITEWAGFALAGQSVQSVAFAIFTAVVLSSRAFSHHKWYLAKFEDYPKTRKALIPFLL; from the exons ATGGACAACCTTCTTTCGGAGTTATTTTCCTCTCCGGAGGAAGAGCTATACGTTTTGGATTGCATGGCttactttttaattttaatggctGCGTTCACGTTTGTTTGCCTGTTGTTCGTAGACGCGTCGTATGGTCGGTACGCTTCGAGTAAATACGGATTTCTGGTGAACGCCAAGCTGGCTTGGTTTGTCCAGGAGCTGCCTTCGTTCCTGGTGCCAGTGTGTCTGCTAGTGTGGGCATCCTCGGCCAAGAGCTCCCTGCTAGCTAATCAGTTGCTCATTGCAATGTTTTTGTGCCACTATACACAGAG AGCActtatttatccatttttaatCCGAGGAGGCAAACCGACaccatttctctcttttttcctGGCTGTTGTTTTCTGCATATACAATGGCTTCATGCAGATCAGATATCTGAGCCACTATGCAGAGTACCCTGCAGATTGGGTGACGAATCCATGCTTCATTGCAG GTTCTGTGCTGTGGCTGCTTGGCTGGCTGATAAATTTGCACTCTGACCACATCCTGAGGAATCTGAGGGGGCCTGGAGAGAGCGGATATAAGATCCCTAGAG GTGGAATGTTCGAGTATGTATCCGCAGCCAACTATTTTGGGGAGATAACCGAGTGGGCGGGCTTCGCTCTGGCGGGCCAATCTGTTCAGAGCGTGGCCTTCGCCATCTTCACCGCAGTGGTCCTCAGCAGCAGAGCTTTTTCTCACCACAA ATGGTACCTTGCTAAATTTGAGGACTACCCCAAAACAAGGAAGGCATTGATCCCCTTTTTACTGTAG